ggggaatggggggaactgggggagtggggggacagggggaatGGGGGAccgggggggaatggggggaactggggggaatggggggaatgggggactggggggaatggggggactgggggaatggggggaactgggagcactggggggaatggggggactggggggaagggggggaatggggggggactgggggaatggggggaactgGAGCactgggggaatggggggactggggggaaggggggaactgggggaatggggggactgggagcactggggggaatggggggactggggggaaggggggggaactgggggaatgggggactgggagcactggggggaatgggggactggggggaagggggggaactgggggaatgggggactggggggaagggggggactgggggaatggggggactgggggaatggggggaactgggagcactggggggaatggggagggctggggggctctggTTGGGACAGGGGGGTGGGAGCCGGGGGTGCCCCCCTTGAGGTGCCACCGGTGCCACCgtcccccccttgtccccagtgtccaAGCCCGTGATCGCGGCCGTTCACGGGGCCTGCGTGGGGGCAGGTGAggccgggggacacggggacagggctggcgcacccccccagtgtccccacccccccaatgtccccacccCGCCAAGGTCCCCACCCCCGCAATGTCCCCacccccacaatgtccccacccccacaatgtccccaccCCCCACCATGGTGTCCCCacccccacaatgtccccaccCCCGCattgtccccaacccccccgcaATGTCCCCAGCTCCACAATTTCCCAACTCCCCCATTGTCCCAACCCcctccccaatgtccccaccccccccacaTTGTCCCCAAcctcccaatgtccccaaccccccattgtccccaccCCCACATTCTCCCCAACCCCCCTCATTGTCCCCAAccccggtgtccccaacccccgtgtcccccgcatTGTCCCTCACCCCGgtgtccccgcggtgtccccgcggtgtcccccCGCCACGGTGTCCCCCCCGCCACGGTGTCCCCGCAGGCGTTGACCTGATCTGTGCCTGTGACATCCGGTTCTGCTCGCAGGACGCCTGGTTCCAGGTCAAGGTACCACGGGGgggccccaaaacccccatggGTCCCCAGGACCCACCAAGtgtccccaagaccccccccccaggtgtccccaagaCCCTTCAcgtgtccccaaaccccacatGTGTCCCCAAGACCCCTCAGTTGTCCCTGTGACTTCCCAgatgtccccaggacccccccaggtgtccccatatccccccatgtccccatgtccccatgtccccccatatccccccatgtccccatgtccccatgtccccccatatccccatatccccaccatgtccccctatatccccatgtccccccatgtccccatgtcaccctatgtccccatgtcccccatgtccccatgtcccccaataTCGCCCaagtcccccatgtccccatgtccccccatatccccaccatgtcccccatgtccccctacatccccatgtccccccatgtccccatgtcccccatgtccccatgtctcccatgtccccccatatccccaccatgtcccccatgtccccctatatccccatgtccccccatgtccccacgtcaccctatgtccccatgtcccccaataTCGCCCaagtcccccatgtccccatgtccccccatgtctcccatatccccccatgtcccccctataccccaatgtcccccaatgtccccatgtccccccaggaGGTTGACATCGGGCTGGCGGCCGACGTGGGGACCCTGCAGCGTCTCCCCAAGATCGTGGGCAACCagaggtgacactggggggacaccggggcggggggggggtggcagcagcagggggGACCCCGTGTCACCGCGGTGTCACCCCAATGTCACCCCGCTGTCACCCCGCGTCCCCACCGCAGCCTCGTTAACGAATTGGCCTTCACCGCGCGCAAAATGATGGCGCCCGAGGCCCAGAGCTGCGGCCTGGTCAGGTATTGTCACCCGCTGTcaccgggggggtccccaatgtcaccaggggggtccccaacGTCACCAGGGGGTCCCCAATGCCACCAGGTTGTCCCCAATCgcagggggtgtccccagccccaccggggtgtccccaacaccgtgggggtgtccccaacaTCACCAgggggtccccaatgtccctgcGGGGTCCCCAACAccgtgggggtgtccccaacaTCACCAGGGGGTCCCCAACACcacaggggtgtccccagggtaatggggtgtccccagccccactgggATGTCCCAGATGCcaggggggtgtccccaatgtcaccAGGGGGTCCCCAGTATcaccgggggtgtccccagccccgcgggggtgtccccaacatcaccagggtgtccccagTACCATGAAGGTGTCCCCAGTATCACCAGGGGGTCCCCAATGCcatgggggtgtccccaatgccaccagggtgtccccagccccgcgggggTGTCCCCAACGCCACCAGGGTGTCCCCAGTACCATGAAGGTGTCCCCAGTATCACCAGGGGGTCCCCAATGCcatgggggtgtccccaatgccaccagggtgtccccagtaccatgggggtgtccccagtATCACCAGGGGGTCCCCAATGCcatgggggtgtccccaatgccaccagggtgtccccagccccgcgggggTGTCCCCAGTACCATGAAGGTGTCCCCAGTATCACCAGGGGGTCCCCAATGCcatgggggtgtccccaatgccaccagggtgtccccagccccactgggCTGTCCCCAATGCCACCAGGTTGTCCCCAGCACCAtggggtgtccccagtgccaccaggtTGTCCCCATTCccagggggtgtccccagcaccatgGGGTGTCCCCACTCccagggggtgtccccagcaccctgggggcGTCCCCAGCGTCTCTGTCCCCCCGCAGCCGCGTGTTCAGTGACAAGGGGACGCTGGTGGCCGGTGCGCTGGAGGTGGCCGCGGCCATCGCCGCCCGCAGCCCGGTGGCCGTGCAGGGGACCAAGGTGAACCTGCTGTTCTCCAGGGACCACTCGGTGCCCGAGGGGCTGCGCTACGTGGTGAGTgacaccccggggacaccgCTGTCCCCTCCGTCCCCTCCGCACGGCCACACGTCCCCGGCGTTGTCCCCAAGGGGCTCctggccctgtccccatccctgagGCCATtgggtccttgtccccatcccgtcCTTGTCCCTGttgtgtccctgtcccatccctgtccctgtgtccctgtcccccattcctgacccatgtccctgtccccatttggtccctgtccccatccctgagGCCATtgggtccttgtccccatcccgtcCTTGTCCCTGttgtgtccctgtcccatccctgtccctgtgtccctgtccacCATTCCtgacccatgtccctgtccccatttggtccctgtccccatccctggggtgtccccatctccagggtgtccccatgtccttgtccccatgttcccatatccctgtccccaaccccatccctgTCGCCTTGTCCCtatgtccccgtgtccctgtccccatccctggggtgtccccatgtccctgtccctggggtgtccccctgtccctgtccctggggtgtccccatgtccccgtccctggggtgtccccctgtccctgtccccagccctggagtgtccccatgtccccgtgtctgtccctgtccccaggccacCTGGAACATGGCCATGCTGCAGACCGAGGACATCCTCAAGTCGGTTCAGGCCGCCATGGCCAAGAAGGGACCCGAGGACATTCCCTTCGCCAAGCTCTAGGGACCCcggtgtccccgctgtcccccgaGTCCCCAGCCCCCAACTGCGTCCCCCAATAAACAAACTGTCGCCAATAAACAACTGTCCCTGtgtcccggacacctgggtcccctccctggacacctgggtcccccccggacgcctgggtctcctccctggacacctgggtcccccccggatgcctgggtcccccccggacgcctgggtcccctccctggacacctgggtccccgCCCAGTTTACaataattactttattttaacATCATTAATTACAGACGGTAAAATCgcccggccggggggggggaggggccggggggggggggggggaggggcacGTCctaaggggggggggggcggggggcggggcaaACCCTGAGCACCCCCCCCCGAAaaccccctccccctccccacccctcccccaTCTCCACGCACCTATTGCTTGTtgggggaggggcggcccctcccccccccccccgcggggaggggggcgattccaaacaccccccccccaaccaGTTCCTGCCCCAAACTGGGCGCACTGGGAAAGGGGagtggggggggaggggaataAATACAATCTTCCAATAGATTAAaagcccccccgccccggggtgggggaggggtgggtggggggcacccatgggtggggggcgggggggtcacATCATGCCCAGTTGCAGCAGCGTGTTGGCGTAAATCATGGGCTTGACGTTGGGGTGAggctggggggggagggggtcagcgggggaggggcggcccggcggcccctcccccaccccggcccctccccccaaTAGCCCCGTGACCCCCCAAGAGACAACATGGGGGGATTCCCTGTATCCCcagttgggtttgggggttcccagtatccccagttgGGTTTTAGGGGTTCCCAATATCCCCAGGAAGCAgctcccagtctccccagttGGGTTTGGAGGAGCTCCCAGTATCCCCAATTGGGTTGAGGGGGattcccagtatccccagttgGGTTTTAGGGGTTCCCAATATCCCCAGGAAGCAgctcccagtctccccagttgggtttgggggttcccagtatccccagttgGGTTTGGAGGAGCTCCCAGTATCCCCAATTGGGTTGAGGGGGattcccagtatccccagttgggtttgggggttcccagtatccccagttgGGTTTTAGGGGTTCCCAATATCCCCAGGAAGCAGTTCCCAGTCTCCCCAGTTGGTTTTGGGGATTCCCCGTATCCCcagttgggtttgggggttcccaGTATCCCCAATTGGGTTTTAGGGGTTCCCAATATCCCCAGGAAGCAgctcccagtctccccagttgggtttgggggttcccaGTATCCCCAATTGGGTTTTAGGGGTTCCCAGTATCCCCAGGAAGCAgctcccagtctccccagttgggtttgggggttcccagtatccccagttgGGTTTGGAGGagctcccagtatccccagttgGGTTGAGGGGGattcccagtatccccagttgGGTTTGGGTGTTCCCAATATCCCCAGTTGGGTTTTAGGGGTTCCCAATATCCCCAGGAAGCAGTTCCCAGTCTCCCcagttgggtttgggggttcccagtatccccagttgGGTTTGGAGGAGCTCCCAGTACCCCCAATTGGGTTGAGGGGGattcccagtatccccagttgGGTTTTAGGGGTTCCCAGTACCCCCAGGAAGCAgctcccagtctccccagttgggtttgggggttcccagtctccccagttgggtttgggggttcccagtatccccagttgGGTTTGGAGGAGCTCCCAGTATCCCCAATTGGGTTGAGGGGGattcccagtatccccagttgGGTTTTAGGGGTTCCCAATATCCCCAGTTGGGTCGAGGGGGGGgttcccagtatccccagtttCCAAGAGGGCATCCCACTTTCCCCAGTTGGTTATTGGGGTTCCCAGTGTCCCCGGGGGGGGGttcccagtttccccagttgGGTATTGGGGTTCCCAGTGTCCCCGAGGGGGGgttcccagtatccccagttgGGTATTGGGgttcccagtgtccccagttgGGTTCCGGGGgttcccagtgttcccagttGCCCCGGGGGGCGgttcccagtgttcccagtgtt
This Caloenas nicobarica isolate bCalNic1 unplaced genomic scaffold, bCalNic1.hap1 Scaffold_689, whole genome shotgun sequence DNA region includes the following protein-coding sequences:
- the ECH1 gene encoding delta(3,5)-Delta(2,4)-dienoyl-CoA isomerase, mitochondrial — protein: VLHVELNRPDKRNAMNAAFWREMVSCFGAITQDSTCRAVVISGAGTLFTAGIDLASLGQELLGLDGGDVARRGWNLRRKIRDFQESFSAMEKVPKPVIAAVHGACVGAGVDLICACDIRFCSQDAWFQVKEVDIGLAADVGTLQRLPKIVGNQSLVNELAFTARKMMAPEAQSCGLVSRVFSDKGTLVAGALEVAAAIAARSPVAVQGTKVNLLFSRDHSVPEGLRYVATWNMAMLQTEDILKSVQAAMAKKGPEDIPFAKL